The Leptolyngbya sp. FACHB-261 genome segment ACTGGCCACTTTTAGGTGATCTCGATCAGAATGCTTTAGCCAATTTGACGCTGCGAAACAAACGTCAAGCAATAACTAATTGGCAATTAAGTGCAGCTAACTGGCACCTAACTGAGTTCAACCGTTCGAACTTGTCCTCGAAATATCACTTGGTCCCCTGAGCGCAGCTTGCGTCCTCGGCGCAATTCCACTTCACCGTTGACTTGGACCTGGCCATCCTGAATCAGCATCTTTGCTTCTCCACCAGAAAGGACCAGTCCCGCAAATTT includes the following:
- a CDS encoding RNA-binding S4 domain-containing protein: MTNPNNNSPTAPSIRLDQFLKFAGLVLSGGEAKMLIQDGQVQVNGEVELRRGRKLRSGDQVIFRGQVRTVELS